From Methylovorus glucosotrophus:
TTGAAGAGGCCATCGACAAGAATCTGCTGAAACCCACCGAAAAAGTCGCCGGTTTTGATTTCTCGCGCCTGGAGCAGTGGGAGTCTGTGCGCCTGAATGTGGATATCAAGGACGGCAAGTGGACGACCTCGGTGCCGGATGCCAAGCTCACGCAAAACGACATGAACGAGTGGTTTGATACCTACTGGAAAAATGTGGATGTCAAATCGGTGGAGCCATATACCCCTGATCGCAAGGCGAGCTATGCCTCGTTCGAGGTGAAGCTGCAGGATGGCTCCAAGGTGCATTTTGACCGCATCCAGGAGGCGCCTGAGGTCATCCTTGGTCGCCCGGATGAAGGCATGATGTATCACCTGCCTGCCGACTTTGGCTTTACGCTGCTCAACCCTCCTGTTACCACCAACAGCAAGTAAGCAGCTTTATGCCTGAACTACCGGAGGTCGAAACTACCATGCGGGGCCTGGCCCCGCTGGTCGGCCAGCCGGTAGCCAAGGTTGTCATCCGTCATCCCACGCTGCGTTGGCCCATCCCGGCCGATCTGGTGCATACCCTTCCGCAGCAGACCCTGAAATCGCTGACGCGTCGAGCCAAATACATTCTGGCGCAATTTGATACCGGTTATCTCATGCTGCATCTTGGCATGTCGGGCCGCATCTGTCTGCTCGCGCAGGATGAGCCTGCCGCCAAGCATGATCACTTTGACCTGCATTTTGCCGATGGCCAGGTGCTGCGGTTGCGGGATCCGCGGCGTTTTGGGGCAGTGCTATGGGCGGGTGCGGAGCCTGAGCAGCATGCCCTGTTAAGTGTGCTGGGGCCGGAGCCGCTGGAATCCGCCTTTGATGGCGACTGGCTGTATCGCCAGTTTCGCACGCGCAGTGCCCCGGTTAAAAATGCCATCATGGATAGTCATCTGGTAGTCGGCGTGGGCAATATCTACGCCAGTGAATCGCTGTTTCGCGCGCGCATACATCCGCAAACGCCTGCCAACCAGCTGAGTCGGCAGGCATGTGACCGACTGGCCGCGGAGATCAAGGCTACCCTGACCGATGCGCTGGCAGCCGGAGGCAGCAGCCTGCGTGATTTCTTTGGCGCAGATGGTAATCCGGGGTATTTTCAGCAGGAGTACTTCACTTACGCCCGCACAGGCGAGGCCTGCAAGATATGCAGCACGCCTATCCAGAACGTGCGGCTGGGGCAGCGCTCGACTTTCTTCTGCCCGCGCTGCCAGCCCAAACCCTAGTTTTTAGTGACCTGGCAGATGCCCGGATTGGCCAGCGTGGCCTGCCGGCGTGTGTGGGTGAGCCGCATGCCGATGCAGGTATTCCGCTTCCGTGTGGCCAGGTTTGCCTATCTTCTGCGGTAACAGGGAGCCCACCACCATGCCGATGGCGCTGACGGCCAGCCCTATCATCTGCGGCGGTATCAGGCTGTCTTCTCCCAGCAGCACTTCCAGCAATATCCAGCTGCTGACGCCGCCGATAATCGCTGCCAGCGCGCCCTGACTGTTGGCGCGCTTCCAGAAGGCGCCGAAGAATAGCGGCACAAACGCGCCTGCCAGGGTGATCTTGTAAGCGGACTCCACCATGCCAAAAATGGATAGCTCTGAATTCAGCGCATAAAACAGCACGCAGCCTGCAAAACCGATCAAACAGATACGCATGACTTTAAGGAAGCCTCGATCGGTGAGGTGTGGCAGAAATCCACGCACGATGTTCTCGGCAAACGAGATGGAGGGCGCCAGCAGCGTGGCTGACGAACAGCTCATGATGGCCGACAGCACGGCGCCAAAGAAAATCACCTGTGCCAGCAATGGTGTGTGCTGCAGGACCAGCGTTGGCAGTACACGCTGCGAGTCCTCGGCGATCAGGCCATTAAAGAAGGCGGGGTCGATAATGGTGGCCGCATAGGCAATAAACATGGGCACAAAGGTAAAACAGAAGTAGACCGATGCGCCAAGTACCGAACCCCAGATGGCGACCTTGGCGCTTTTGGCCGAGGTGATGCGCTGGAATACGTCCTGCTGGGGAATGGACCCCAGCATCATGGTCATCCATGCGCCGAGGAAGCCTACCCATTGCCAGATATCCAGTGGCGGGAAAAATTCGAGTTTGCCAGCGGCCCGGGCGTGATCAATCACCGGC
This genomic window contains:
- the mutM gene encoding bifunctional DNA-formamidopyrimidine glycosylase/DNA-(apurinic or apyrimidinic site) lyase; amino-acid sequence: MPELPEVETTMRGLAPLVGQPVAKVVIRHPTLRWPIPADLVHTLPQQTLKSLTRRAKYILAQFDTGYLMLHLGMSGRICLLAQDEPAAKHDHFDLHFADGQVLRLRDPRRFGAVLWAGAEPEQHALLSVLGPEPLESAFDGDWLYRQFRTRSAPVKNAIMDSHLVVGVGNIYASESLFRARIHPQTPANQLSRQACDRLAAEIKATLTDALAAGGSSLRDFFGADGNPGYFQQEYFTYARTGEACKICSTPIQNVRLGQRSTFFCPRCQPKP
- a CDS encoding sodium:solute symporter family protein codes for the protein MLIWFVVLYLLVSISIGLIAATRVKNTKDYAVAGRHLPLPVVMATVFATWFGAEAVFGVSATFVKEGLRGVVADPFGSSLCLVIAGFFFATQLYKLNIITLGDFYRMRYNRTVEVLTTLAIVVSYLGWVAAQIKALGLIFNMITQGAVSQEAGMILGTAIVLTYTTFGGMLSVAILDFVQMTVIIGGLLYIGYIVSGMTGGVAPVIDHARAAGKLEFFPPLDIWQWVGFLGAWMTMMLGSIPQQDVFQRITSAKSAKVAIWGSVLGASVYFCFTFVPMFIAYAATIIDPAFFNGLIAEDSQRVLPTLVLQHTPLLAQVIFFGAVLSAIMSCSSATLLAPSISFAENIVRGFLPHLTDRGFLKVMRICLIGFAGCVLFYALNSELSIFGMVESAYKITLAGAFVPLFFGAFWKRANSQGALAAIIGGVSSWILLEVLLGEDSLIPPQMIGLAVSAIGMVVGSLLPQKIGKPGHTEAEYLHRHAAHPHTPAGHAGQSGHLPGH